The following proteins come from a genomic window of Montipora foliosa isolate CH-2021 chromosome 2, ASM3666993v2, whole genome shotgun sequence:
- the LOC137991836 gene encoding craniofacial development protein 2-like has product MGKFKTIFVACVGLGVAAGAGYYLYRKLFSKGDGKEEASLMQNVKEAEQDKNDAKGDDDSETVAKVDSLKVASSKVYNVREDTPVVAKVVVGDFSARVGNMRNGFELFLGPRAVPGPSIDNRQQRLLDTCASNNLVIGGGLFPHRLIHKYTWTSNAGTRPRAQLDHVLINGLWRNSSLDCRTYRGADIGSDHELAVAKLRRKLANAYRPKATRRLDVEKLKDENNFIFRR; this is encoded by the exons ATGGGAAAATTCAAGACTATTTTTGTAGCTTGCGTTGGCCTTGGTGTAGCCGCGGGTGCCGGGTATTATCTTTACAGGAAATTATTCAGCAAAGGTGatggaaaagaagaagccagTTTGATGCAG AACGTTAAAGAAGCCGAGCAAGACAAAAACGATGCAAAAGGCGATGACGATAGCGAAACTGTTGCAAAGGTTGACTCGTTGAAAGTTGCTTCTTCGAAAGTGTACAACGTCCGTGAAGACACTCCTGTAGTGGCAAAG GTGGTCGTTGGAGATTTCAGTGCACGTGTGGGTAATATGAGAAATGGTTTTGAGCTATTTCTTGGTCCTCGTGCAGTACCCGGTCCCTCAATTGACAATAGGCAGCAACGCCTTTTAGATACTTGTGCTTCTAATAACCTTGTCATTGGAGGAGGCCTGTTCCCGCACAGGTTGATTCACAAGTATACGTGGACCAGTAATGCCGGCACACGCCCAAGAGCTCAATTAGATCATGTGCTCATCAACGGATTGTGGCGAAATTCTTCGCTTGATTGCCGCACGTATAGAGGAGCAGACATTGGAAGTGACCACGAACTTGCTGTTGCCAAACTAAGACGCAAGCTGGCCAATGCATACAGGCCAAAGGCAACTAGGAGATTGGATGTGGAAAAACTGAAAGACgaaaacaatttcatttttcgccgttga